In a genomic window of Branchiostoma lanceolatum isolate klBraLanc5 chromosome 12, klBraLanc5.hap2, whole genome shotgun sequence:
- the LOC136445948 gene encoding trichohyalin-like isoform X1 encodes MRIAIMFVVGALFLYVDGHSVPVERTMKESVREEDMAALRELSELLERLPKVINQHEDDKRNGEEERGKRDEDKVQVGDVDGRQRKSYHEKEYELLYKKGDDDSENKERKEKEYNYMHKRGHEGEEEPKTNKEEKYEPMYKKGNDEEEEDRKRYKEEEYEPMYKRENDEEEERKRNKEEEYEPMYKRENDEEEERKRNKEKEYEPMYKRETDEEEEEERKRNKEEYEPMYKRETDEEEEERKKYKEEEYKRENDEEEEERKRNKEEYEPMYKRENDEEEKERKRYKEEEYKRENDEEEEERKRNKEEEYEPMYKKGNDEEAEERKRNKGEEYEPMYKRKNDEEEKERKRYKKEEYEPIYKRENDEEEEERKRYKEEEYEPTYERGNEEEEEERKRNKEEEYEPMYKRENDEEEEEQKRYKEEEYEPMYKRGNDEAEEERKRYKEEEYEPMYKKGNDEEKEERKRYKEEEYEPMYKRENDEEEEERKRYKEEEYEPMYKRGNDEEEEERKRYKEEEYEPMYKRENDEEEEERKRYKEEEYEPMYKRGNDEEEEERKRYKEEEYEPMYKRENDEEEEEERKRYKEEEYEPMYKRGNDEEEEEERKRYKEEEYEPTYERGNEEEEEERKRYKEEEYEPMYKRDNDEEEERKRNKEEYEPMYKRGDEEEEERKKFKEDEYEPVFKRMDEEKEDNEEQYERKRDEAEYEPIYNQRDDDGNEDQKKEKEYESMYRKQNGVELEELSKLLEKLEEKRKRHRKDSLLMNRRQDGGDRVKDELQNRDWKFLHEGDVGAGEALEEVKKAHWWSGEKMQFKNSFGSDVDCAGIGGTCKSNNDCCSRSDCALVGNPRSHTREAPTVSTGYCLPTCQGMQEGDSCVFCPCPPGLRCNDVMQGGKIHFVCDKQFSAREARGHLECLDDRDCRKRGGRYCFKHLTFPLSSRCIGM; translated from the exons GTTATCAATCAACACGAGGACGACAAACGTAATGGTGAGGAAGAAAGGGGAAAACGCGATGAGGATAAGGTGCAAGTTGGTGATGTTGATGGAAGgcaaagaaaatcctaccatgAAAAGGAATACGAGCTCCTATACAAGAAGGGAGACGATGATAGTGAAAACAAGGAGCGAAAAGAGAAGGAATACAATTACATGCACAAAAGGGGACATGAAGGGGAGGAAGAGCCCAAGACAAACAAAGAGGAGAAGTACGAGCCCATGTACAAAAAAGGAAAcgatgaagaggaggaggaccGTAAGAGATACAAAGAGGAGGAGTACGAGCCCATGTACAAAAGAGAAAACGATGAAGAGGAGGAGCGAAAGAGAAACAAAGAGGAGGAGTACGAGCCCATGTACAAGAGAGAAAACGATGAAGAGGAGGAGCGAAAGAGAAACAAAGAGAAGGAGTACGAGCCCATGTACAAGAGAGAAACCgacgaagaagaggaggaggagcgaAAGAGAAACAAAGAGGAGTACGAGCCCATGTACAAGAGAGAAACCgacgaagaagaggaggagCGAAAGAAATACAAAGAGGAGGAGTACAAAAGAGAAAAcgatgaagaggaggaggagcgaAAGAGAAACAAAGAGGAGTACGAGCCCATGTACAAGAGAGAAAACGACGAAGAGGAGAAGGAGCGAAAGAGATACAAAGAGGAGGAGTACAAAAGAGAAAAcgatgaagaggaggaggagcgaAAGAGAAACAAAGAGGAGGAGTACGAGCCCATGTACAAAAAAGGAAACGATGAAGAGGCGGAGGAGCGAAAGAGAAACAAAGGGGAGGAGTACGAGCCCATGTACAAGAGAAAAAACGACGAAGAGGAGAAGGAGCGAAAGAGATACAAAAAGGAGGAGTACGAGCCCATTTACAAGAGAGAAAACgacgaagaagaggaggagCGAAAGAGATACAAAGAGGAGGAGTACGAGCCCACGTACGAAAGAGGAAacgaagaagaggaggaggagcgaAAGAGAAACAAAGAGGAGGAGTACGAGCCCATGTACAAGAGAGAAAACgacgaagaagaggaggagcaaAAGAGATACAAAGAGGAGGAGTACGAGCCCATGTACAAAAGAGGAAACGACGAAGCGGAGGAGGAGCGAAAGAGATACAAAGAGGAGGAGTACGAGCCCATGTACAAAAAAGGAAACGATGAAGAGAAGGAGGAGCGAAAGAGATACAAAGAGGAGGAGTACGAGCCCATGTACAAGAGAGAAAACgacgaagaagaggaggagCGAAAGAGATACAAAGAGGAGGAGTACGAGCCCATGTACAAAAGAGGAAACgacgaagaagaggaggagCGAAAGAGATACAAAGAGGAGGAGTACGAGCCCATGTACAAGAGAGAAAACgacgaagaagaggaggagCGAAAGAGATACAAAGAGGAGGAGTACGAGCCCATGTACAAAAGAGGAAACgacgaagaagaggaggagCGAAAGAGATACAAAGAGGAGGAGTACGAGCCCATGTACAAGAGAGAAAACgatgaagaagaggaggaggagcgaAAGAGATACAAAGAGGAGGAGTACGAGCCCATGTACAAAAGAGGAAACgatgaagaagaggaggaggagcgaAAGAGATACAAAGAGGAGGAGTACGAGCCCACGTACGAAAGAGGAAacgaagaagaggaggaggagcgaAAGAGATACAAAGAGGAGGAATACGAGCCCATGTACAAGAGAGACAACGACGAAGAAGAGGAGCGAAAGAGAAACAAGGAGGAGTACGAGCCCATGTACAAAAGGGGagatgaagaagaggaagagcgAAAGAAATTCAAAGAGGATGAGTACGAGCCTGTGTTTAAGAGGATGGATGAGGAAAAAGAAGACAATGAGGAGCAGTACGAACGAAAGAGAGATGAAGCGGAGTACGAGCCCATTTACAATCAAAGGGATGATGACGGAAATGAGGatcaaaagaaagagaaagagtaCGAATCCATGTATCGAAAACAAAATGGGGTGGAACTCGAGGAACTCAGCAAGCTTCTGGAGAAGCTAGAGGAAAAGCGAAAGAGGCACAGAAAAGATTCATTGCTGATGAACCGTAGACAAGACGGAGGTGACCGTGTAAAAGATGAACTTCAGAATCGAGACTGGAAGTTTCTGCACGAGGGAG ATGTTGGAGCAGGAGAAGCGCTTGAAGAGGTCAAGAAGGCCCACTGGTGGAGCGGGGAGAAGATGCAATTTAAGAATAGCTTCGGGAGTGATGTG GATTGTGCAGGGATTGGGGGAACCTGCAAAAGCAACAATGACTGCTGTTCTCGGAGTGACTGTGCCCTAGTTGGGAACCCGAGATCTCACACTCGTGAGG CTCCCACTGTCTCCACAGGTTATTGCCTGCCCACCTGTCAGGGCATGCAGGAAGGAGACAGTTGCGTCTTCTGTCCATGTCCGCCTGGTTTGAGATGCAACGATGTGATGCAGGGAGGGAAAATTCACTTTGTTTGTGACAAGCAATTTTCGGCACGAGAAGCTAGGGGCCATTTGG AATGTCTGGATGACCGTGACTGCAGGAAGAGAGGTGGCAGGTACTGTTTCAAGCACCTGACCTTCCCGTTGTCTTCCCGCTGTATCGGCATGTAG
- the LOC136445948 gene encoding trichohyalin-like isoform X2 has protein sequence MRIAIMFVVGALFLYVDGHSVPVERTMKESVREEDMAALRELSELLERLPKVINQHEDDKRNGEEERGKRDEDKVQVGDVDGRQRKSYHEKEYELLYKKGDDDSENKERKEKEYNYMHKRGHEGEEEPKTNKEEKYEPMYKKGNDEEEEDRKRYKEEEYEPMYKRENDEEEERKRNKEEEYEPMYKRENDEEEERKRNKEKEYEPMYKRETDEEEEEERKRNKEEYEPMYKRETDEEEEERKKYKEEEYKRENDEEEEERKRNKEEYEPMYKRENDEEEKERKRYKEEEYKRENDEEEEERKRNKEEEYEPMYKKGNDEEAEERKRNKGEEYEPMYKRKNDEEEKERKRYKKEEYEPIYKRENDEEEEERKRYKEEEYEPTYERGNEEEEEERKRNKEEEYEPMYKRENDEEEEEQKRYKEEEYEPMYKRGNDEAEEERKRYKEEEYEPMYKKGNDEEKEERKRYKEEEYEPMYKRENDEEEEERKRYKEEEYEPMYKRGNDEEEEERKRYKEEEYEPMYKRENDEEEEERKRYKEEEYEPMYKRGNDEEEEERKRYKEEEYEPMYKRENDEEEEEERKRYKEEEYEPMYKRGNDEEEEEERKRYKEEEYEPTYERGNEEEEEERKRYKEEEYEPMYKRDNDEEEERKRNKEEYEPMYKRGDEEEEERKKFKEDEYEPVFKRMDEEKEDNEEQYERKRDEAEYEPIYNQRDDDGNEDQKKEKEYESMYRKQNGVELEELSKLLEKLEEKRKRHRKDSLLMNRRQDGGDRVKDELQNRDWKFLHEGDVGAGEALEEVKKAHWWSGEKMQFKNSFGSDVDCAGIGGTCKSNNDCCSRSDCALVGNPRSHTREGYCLPTCQGMQEGDSCVFCPCPPGLRCNDVMQGGKIHFVCDKQFSAREARGHLECLDDRDCRKRGGRYCFKHLTFPLSSRCIGM, from the exons GTTATCAATCAACACGAGGACGACAAACGTAATGGTGAGGAAGAAAGGGGAAAACGCGATGAGGATAAGGTGCAAGTTGGTGATGTTGATGGAAGgcaaagaaaatcctaccatgAAAAGGAATACGAGCTCCTATACAAGAAGGGAGACGATGATAGTGAAAACAAGGAGCGAAAAGAGAAGGAATACAATTACATGCACAAAAGGGGACATGAAGGGGAGGAAGAGCCCAAGACAAACAAAGAGGAGAAGTACGAGCCCATGTACAAAAAAGGAAAcgatgaagaggaggaggaccGTAAGAGATACAAAGAGGAGGAGTACGAGCCCATGTACAAAAGAGAAAACGATGAAGAGGAGGAGCGAAAGAGAAACAAAGAGGAGGAGTACGAGCCCATGTACAAGAGAGAAAACGATGAAGAGGAGGAGCGAAAGAGAAACAAAGAGAAGGAGTACGAGCCCATGTACAAGAGAGAAACCgacgaagaagaggaggaggagcgaAAGAGAAACAAAGAGGAGTACGAGCCCATGTACAAGAGAGAAACCgacgaagaagaggaggagCGAAAGAAATACAAAGAGGAGGAGTACAAAAGAGAAAAcgatgaagaggaggaggagcgaAAGAGAAACAAAGAGGAGTACGAGCCCATGTACAAGAGAGAAAACGACGAAGAGGAGAAGGAGCGAAAGAGATACAAAGAGGAGGAGTACAAAAGAGAAAAcgatgaagaggaggaggagcgaAAGAGAAACAAAGAGGAGGAGTACGAGCCCATGTACAAAAAAGGAAACGATGAAGAGGCGGAGGAGCGAAAGAGAAACAAAGGGGAGGAGTACGAGCCCATGTACAAGAGAAAAAACGACGAAGAGGAGAAGGAGCGAAAGAGATACAAAAAGGAGGAGTACGAGCCCATTTACAAGAGAGAAAACgacgaagaagaggaggagCGAAAGAGATACAAAGAGGAGGAGTACGAGCCCACGTACGAAAGAGGAAacgaagaagaggaggaggagcgaAAGAGAAACAAAGAGGAGGAGTACGAGCCCATGTACAAGAGAGAAAACgacgaagaagaggaggagcaaAAGAGATACAAAGAGGAGGAGTACGAGCCCATGTACAAAAGAGGAAACGACGAAGCGGAGGAGGAGCGAAAGAGATACAAAGAGGAGGAGTACGAGCCCATGTACAAAAAAGGAAACGATGAAGAGAAGGAGGAGCGAAAGAGATACAAAGAGGAGGAGTACGAGCCCATGTACAAGAGAGAAAACgacgaagaagaggaggagCGAAAGAGATACAAAGAGGAGGAGTACGAGCCCATGTACAAAAGAGGAAACgacgaagaagaggaggagCGAAAGAGATACAAAGAGGAGGAGTACGAGCCCATGTACAAGAGAGAAAACgacgaagaagaggaggagCGAAAGAGATACAAAGAGGAGGAGTACGAGCCCATGTACAAAAGAGGAAACgacgaagaagaggaggagCGAAAGAGATACAAAGAGGAGGAGTACGAGCCCATGTACAAGAGAGAAAACgatgaagaagaggaggaggagcgaAAGAGATACAAAGAGGAGGAGTACGAGCCCATGTACAAAAGAGGAAACgatgaagaagaggaggaggagcgaAAGAGATACAAAGAGGAGGAGTACGAGCCCACGTACGAAAGAGGAAacgaagaagaggaggaggagcgaAAGAGATACAAAGAGGAGGAATACGAGCCCATGTACAAGAGAGACAACGACGAAGAAGAGGAGCGAAAGAGAAACAAGGAGGAGTACGAGCCCATGTACAAAAGGGGagatgaagaagaggaagagcgAAAGAAATTCAAAGAGGATGAGTACGAGCCTGTGTTTAAGAGGATGGATGAGGAAAAAGAAGACAATGAGGAGCAGTACGAACGAAAGAGAGATGAAGCGGAGTACGAGCCCATTTACAATCAAAGGGATGATGACGGAAATGAGGatcaaaagaaagagaaagagtaCGAATCCATGTATCGAAAACAAAATGGGGTGGAACTCGAGGAACTCAGCAAGCTTCTGGAGAAGCTAGAGGAAAAGCGAAAGAGGCACAGAAAAGATTCATTGCTGATGAACCGTAGACAAGACGGAGGTGACCGTGTAAAAGATGAACTTCAGAATCGAGACTGGAAGTTTCTGCACGAGGGAG ATGTTGGAGCAGGAGAAGCGCTTGAAGAGGTCAAGAAGGCCCACTGGTGGAGCGGGGAGAAGATGCAATTTAAGAATAGCTTCGGGAGTGATGTG GATTGTGCAGGGATTGGGGGAACCTGCAAAAGCAACAATGACTGCTGTTCTCGGAGTGACTGTGCCCTAGTTGGGAACCCGAGATCTCACACTCGTGAGG GTTATTGCCTGCCCACCTGTCAGGGCATGCAGGAAGGAGACAGTTGCGTCTTCTGTCCATGTCCGCCTGGTTTGAGATGCAACGATGTGATGCAGGGAGGGAAAATTCACTTTGTTTGTGACAAGCAATTTTCGGCACGAGAAGCTAGGGGCCATTTGG AATGTCTGGATGACCGTGACTGCAGGAAGAGAGGTGGCAGGTACTGTTTCAAGCACCTGACCTTCCCGTTGTCTTCCCGCTGTATCGGCATGTAG